The following proteins come from a genomic window of Lysinibacillus sp. G4S2:
- a CDS encoding site-specific integrase — protein MANIEKRGDNSYRFTVYLPKDAQGKYPKKRKSITVEGKYTPKQLKEYLDSEYLRFKNEVLSGNFIETKKMIFSDFAKQWEEKYASTLAGTTYGNHQRKLNDHILPVIGHMEINKINELILLDLLSNLKRKDGKEGELSFHSKQDIYRTLQSVFKYATKWRVIANNPMDGIEKPKPNDTEYEHADLQVYDENEIAQLMKLVQHEPEHWRIMFTLALAAGLRRGELLGLEWKNVDIVNNQIEIKQTIVLTKTGPHIKTTKTKTSKRIVTLPSSMIEELKRYRKQWVKNKLKYADQWEEDKYEWVFCNEKGHHLHPSSPTNKWSKFLKANKFKYIRLHDLRHTSASLLIAQGVHAKIISERLGHSDISITMNTYGHAFKSADRAAADKLEVLFNTNVK, from the coding sequence ATGGCTAATATTGAGAAACGAGGAGACAATTCTTATCGCTTCACAGTATACCTTCCAAAAGATGCGCAAGGAAAGTATCCTAAAAAAAGAAAATCAATAACTGTAGAAGGCAAATATACCCCAAAACAACTTAAAGAATATTTGGATAGCGAGTATTTAAGATTTAAAAATGAAGTACTTTCCGGTAATTTCATTGAGACGAAAAAGATGATTTTTTCTGATTTCGCAAAACAATGGGAAGAGAAATATGCTTCTACTCTCGCTGGCACAACTTATGGAAATCATCAACGAAAATTAAATGATCATATACTTCCAGTTATAGGACACATGGAAATAAACAAAATAAATGAACTTATTCTCCTTGATCTATTGTCTAACTTAAAACGTAAAGATGGAAAAGAAGGCGAATTATCTTTCCATTCAAAACAAGATATTTATAGAACTCTCCAAAGTGTTTTTAAATACGCAACGAAATGGAGAGTCATAGCAAACAATCCGATGGATGGTATCGAAAAGCCGAAACCTAACGATACAGAATATGAACATGCAGATTTACAAGTATATGATGAAAATGAAATTGCTCAATTGATGAAGCTTGTTCAACATGAACCTGAACACTGGAGGATTATGTTTACATTGGCATTAGCAGCTGGATTACGTAGAGGTGAACTATTAGGTCTTGAATGGAAGAATGTTGATATTGTTAATAATCAAATCGAAATTAAACAAACAATTGTGTTAACAAAAACTGGTCCTCATATTAAAACAACTAAAACAAAAACATCTAAACGTATCGTTACATTACCTTCAAGTATGATTGAGGAATTAAAAAGGTATCGTAAACAATGGGTTAAAAACAAATTGAAATATGCTGACCAATGGGAAGAAGATAAATATGAATGGGTTTTCTGCAATGAAAAAGGACATCATTTACATCCTTCTAGCCCTACAAATAAATGGAGTAAGTTTCTTAAGGCTAATAAGTTTAAATATATTAGGTTGCACGATTTACGTCACACATCTGCATCGTTGTTAATTGCTCAAGGTGTACATGCTAAAATCATTTCTGAGCGCTTAGGACATTCAGATATTTCAATCACCATGAATACTTATGGACATGCTTTCAAATCAGCAGATCGCGCTGCTGCTGATAAGTTGGAAGTATTATTCAATACCAATGTTAAATAA
- a CDS encoding helix-turn-helix transcriptional regulator, with protein sequence MLGDRIKLVRKNSNLTQDKFAEALSVTRPMIASYELRKVTPNDVFIKHLCSSFNINEEWLRTGEGEMFISSKELYADIVTDAMERGNEQIRDLIIEAHELSDEELETFLNLIRLMNAKKKGNSN encoded by the coding sequence ATGTTAGGGGATAGAATTAAATTAGTGAGGAAAAATTCAAACCTTACACAAGATAAATTCGCAGAGGCTTTATCTGTTACACGACCTATGATAGCAAGTTATGAATTAAGAAAAGTGACACCTAATGATGTTTTTATCAAACATTTATGTAGTAGTTTTAACATAAATGAGGAATGGCTTAGAACTGGAGAAGGTGAGATGTTCATATCATCTAAAGAGCTATATGCAGATATAGTTACTGACGCAATGGAACGTGGAAATGAACAGATAAGGGATTTAATTATTGAAGCTCACGAATTAAGTGATGAGGAATTAGAAACATTTCTTAATTTAATAAGATTAATGAACGCAAAGAAAAAAGGCAACTCAAATTGA
- a CDS encoding phage regulatory protein/antirepressor Ant, which produces MEIANLDGQLVIDSRDIAEMVSRPHNDVLKDIRRIVDQLGEGTSSQSYFIESTYTNSQNKELPCFLLTKKGCELYGTRMTGAKGTQFAVAYIDRFNEMEQTLLDQQPDYHLPSTFKEALYTLAESVDENDKLKQKIESDREKVVLANAITTSDEGLLIEGAAKYMRQNGVNIGRDRLFKWLRGQGYLVSRQGREFNKPTQKSLNQGLMKIHAQQYFDSEGELKVNRQVVVTGKGLMFFINKFLHDGQLTLRLE; this is translated from the coding sequence GTGGAAATTGCTAATTTAGACGGTCAGTTAGTGATTGATAGTCGAGATATTGCAGAAATGGTCAGTAGACCACACAACGATGTATTGAAAGACATTCGAAGAATCGTTGATCAATTAGGTGAGGGAACTTCTTCCCAGTCCTATTTTATAGAATCAACTTATACAAACAGTCAAAATAAAGAGTTGCCTTGTTTCTTATTAACGAAGAAAGGTTGCGAACTATATGGAACTCGTATGACTGGAGCGAAAGGTACTCAATTTGCTGTAGCATATATTGACCGTTTCAATGAAATGGAACAAACATTACTTGACCAGCAACCAGATTATCATCTTCCCTCTACATTCAAAGAAGCGCTCTATACGCTCGCTGAATCTGTGGATGAAAACGACAAGCTTAAACAGAAAATAGAAAGTGATCGTGAAAAAGTTGTTCTAGCTAATGCAATCACCACAAGTGATGAAGGTCTTCTAATTGAAGGTGCTGCAAAGTACATGCGGCAAAATGGTGTAAACATTGGGCGTGACAGATTATTCAAATGGTTGCGTGGACAAGGTTATTTAGTTAGTCGTCAAGGTCGAGAGTTTAACAAACCTACTCAAAAATCATTAAATCAAGGGCTGATGAAAATACATGCCCAACAGTACTTTGATTCAGAAGGTGAGTTAAAAGTTAATAGACAAGTAGTTGTTACAGGAAAAGGTTTGATGTTCTTCATTAATAAATTCTTACATGATGGACAACTAACTTTGAGATTGGAGTGA
- a CDS encoding helix-turn-helix domain-containing protein, translated as MEKITLSVDEVAKLLGLGKTTIYTMARQNEIPHKKVRGRILFHRQTIESWLGGETN; from the coding sequence TTGGAAAAAATCACATTGTCAGTTGATGAAGTAGCTAAATTACTTGGTTTAGGTAAAACAACCATTTATACGATGGCTCGTCAAAATGAGATTCCGCACAAAAAAGTACGTGGACGAATTTTGTTTCATCGTCAAACTATTGAAAGTTGGTTAGGTGGTGAAACCAATTGA
- a CDS encoding AbrB/MazE/SpoVT family DNA-binding domain-containing protein, with amino-acid sequence MKSTGIIRKVDDLGRVVVPKELRRTLGIENGDPLEIFIDGDQIILKKYKPNMTCIATGEVSDDNYSLLGGKLILSREGLEKLLDEIEK; translated from the coding sequence ATGAAATCAACAGGAATTATTCGTAAGGTAGATGATTTAGGTCGTGTGGTAGTCCCAAAAGAATTACGTCGCACATTAGGGATTGAAAATGGTGATCCACTCGAAATCTTTATCGATGGTGACCAAATCATTTTAAAGAAGTACAAGCCAAATATGACGTGTATAGCGACTGGTGAAGTCTCTGATGATAATTACAGTTTGCTAGGTGGCAAGTTGATATTAAGTCGTGAAGGTTTAGAAAAGCTTCTTGATGAGATTGAAAAGTAG
- a CDS encoding host-nuclease inhibitor Gam family protein, whose protein sequence is MLANKLEQLDEQLQDNSVELTKEEVVEQFKIDGLDSADWALRKIAINNKALQEKEELFAKYEQWIKAERAKTERDNSFFEYLLTDYHARILAENPKQKSISTPNGKVQSTTRKPAIVKPEKDSLPQLIEYAEQNEFADFVEVKKELKWTEFKKELTLTDDLKVVDSNGQVVPNIPISEGGTTFKITT, encoded by the coding sequence ATGTTAGCAAACAAACTTGAACAATTAGACGAGCAGTTACAAGACAACTCGGTTGAATTAACAAAAGAAGAAGTGGTTGAGCAATTTAAAATCGATGGTTTAGATTCAGCAGATTGGGCATTACGCAAAATTGCTATTAACAATAAAGCACTACAAGAAAAGGAAGAACTTTTCGCTAAGTATGAACAATGGATTAAAGCAGAACGTGCTAAAACAGAACGTGATAATAGCTTCTTTGAATATTTACTAACGGATTATCATGCGCGTATTTTAGCCGAAAATCCAAAACAAAAATCGATTAGCACACCAAACGGTAAAGTTCAATCTACTACTCGCAAGCCAGCAATCGTTAAGCCGGAAAAAGATAGCCTTCCACAGTTGATTGAGTATGCAGAGCAAAATGAATTTGCTGATTTTGTGGAAGTCAAAAAGGAACTAAAGTGGACTGAATTTAAGAAGGAATTAACACTAACAGACGATTTGAAAGTCGTTGATTCTAATGGTCAAGTCGTTCCAAACATTCCGATTTCAGAAGGCGGCACAACATTTAAAATCACAACTTAG
- a CDS encoding organic solvent tolerance protein OstA, whose amino-acid sequence MKKLLNQKEQWYADTAEDAEEIVTEAKENEALVMKKISEKYNKYGQYFLVDLTYQYGTPKEVMEGKPKDDAPDGQMSIEEVHEGVPYTVNQDGSVKVENNDEELPEFEDPFADKEEEEKKNDVDDENLPF is encoded by the coding sequence TTGAAAAAATTACTTAATCAAAAAGAACAATGGTATGCAGATACAGCAGAAGATGCAGAGGAAATTGTTACTGAAGCGAAAGAAAATGAAGCGTTAGTTATGAAAAAAATCAGCGAAAAATACAACAAATACGGTCAGTATTTCCTTGTTGATTTAACGTACCAATATGGCACACCTAAAGAGGTAATGGAAGGTAAGCCGAAGGATGATGCTCCAGATGGTCAAATGAGCATTGAAGAAGTACATGAAGGTGTACCATATACAGTCAATCAAGATGGCAGTGTAAAAGTGGAAAATAATGATGAAGAATTGCCAGAGTTCGAAGATCCATTCGCTGATAAGGAAGAGGAAGAAAAGAAAAATGATGTCGATGATGAGAACTTGCCATTTTAA
- a CDS encoding AAA family ATPase: MELTNGAQITKSKKAHIIMYSKQGDGKTTVAGLLPGKTLVFDIDGTSQVLAGYENVDVAKIDGENPRESILKFYAIAKANIKKYDNVFIDNLTHYQKLWLLQKGEKTKSGMPELKDYALLDNHLLKLVETFNSLDANIIFTSWETTREIIEEGGTKYNQFIPDIRDKIVNHIMGIEHVVARLVKKADGTRGFILEGNQSMYAKNHLDDRNGCLQNELLNIGSMPSTDNKEEK, encoded by the coding sequence TTGGAATTAACGAATGGAGCTCAAATCACTAAAAGTAAAAAAGCTCACATCATCATGTATTCGAAACAAGGTGATGGCAAAACAACGGTAGCTGGATTATTACCAGGCAAAACATTGGTGTTCGATATTGATGGTACAAGCCAAGTGTTAGCAGGTTATGAAAATGTCGATGTAGCGAAGATTGATGGAGAAAACCCTCGTGAAAGTATTCTTAAGTTTTACGCAATCGCTAAAGCTAACATCAAAAAATATGACAATGTTTTTATCGATAATCTTACGCACTATCAAAAGTTATGGTTGCTACAAAAAGGAGAAAAAACAAAAAGTGGTATGCCAGAATTGAAAGATTATGCATTACTGGACAACCATCTATTGAAGCTTGTTGAAACCTTTAACAGTTTAGATGCAAATATCATTTTCACATCATGGGAAACAACACGCGAAATCATTGAAGAGGGCGGTACAAAGTATAACCAATTCATACCTGATATTCGGGATAAAATTGTAAATCATATCATGGGCATTGAACATGTGGTTGCTCGTTTAGTAAAGAAAGCAGATGGTACACGAGGTTTCATATTAGAGGGCAATCAAAGCATGTATGCGAAAAACCACTTGGATGATCGTAACGGTTGT